A region of Periplaneta americana isolate PAMFEO1 chromosome 16, P.americana_PAMFEO1_priV1, whole genome shotgun sequence DNA encodes the following proteins:
- the LOC138716466 gene encoding zinc finger protein 493-like, producing MSYYSEEYLDQGHALTHEVKVAKDPMPISFPRLKNEPEERNSLDQHVTGSKEEYVIQSHDITSEIKVEHPVPISFPVVKREPEERNLLDHHVTGIKEEYVKQSHDLLSEVKCEKDPVAISFPVVKRQREEEQTDSDTANEDPRVEVTAEDNEVLTERIAATNERTVSSELDRLSLQENDTVRDIPKNSDSTAKAVQTREGEKQLQLESSKECFSTAEKLNDHLSTDVGKKPFNCDVCGKCFMQAGQLRNHERLNTGEKPFKCDVCGRCFSQSGNLRRHERLHTGEKSFKCHVCGKRFSQSCHLRSHERLHTGEKSFKCHVCGKRFSQSSHLTSHERLHTGAKSFKCDVCGRCFSRSGHLKSHKRTHTGEKPFICHVCGKCFSLSGNLRSHERLHAGEKPFKCDVCGKCFSHSSHLRCHERLHTGVKPFECDVCGKRFNESGYLKKHKRVHTGEKAFKCNFSRKSFALSNSPEIRRHRGERRFGCNVCGKCFYNSTHLRIHEHLHSGEKSFMCHVCGKCFSRLGNLKVHVRVHTGGKSFTCDLCGKCYSHSNTLRAHKRLHMGEKSFKCDVCGKCFSRSHNLKVHLRIHTGDKPFKCDVCGRSFSVSSILKTHQRRHTGEKPFKCQVCGMRLSDSTILRNHERLHKGEKPFKCDVCGKCFSRSDYLKVHVRLHTGEKHLTCALCGKCFSYSHTLKAHERLHMGEKSFKCNICGKCFSQSNTLKVHERLHIGQKAFKCDVCGKCFSRSGNLKVHLRVHTGDKPFICDVCGKCYSRSDYLKVHMRLHTAEKSFTCDVCGKCFSLSNTLKAHECIHMGEKSFRCDVCGKCFSRSGTLKVHLRIHTGDKPFKCDVCGKSFSRSGNLKVHLRVHTGDKPFKCDVCGRSFSMSSNLKTHLCRLTGEISCKY from the exons ATGTCTTATTACTCCGAAGAATATTTGGACCAGGGACATGCTCTCACACATGAGGTGAAAGTTGCTAAAGATCCGATGCCAATTTCATTCCCAAGGTTGAAAAATGAACCAGAG GAACGGAATTCCTTGGATCAGCATGTGACTGGTTCAAAGGAGGAATATGTGATCCAGAGTCATGATATCACTTCTGAGATAAAAGTTGAACATCCAGTGCCAATTTCTTTCCCTGTGGTGAAacgtgaacctgag GAACGGAATTTGTTGGATCATCATGTGACTGGCATAAAAGAGGAATATGTGAAGCAGAGCCATGATCTCTTATCAGAGGTAAAATGTGAGAAAGATCCAGTGGCAATTTCGTTCCCCGTGGTGAAACGTCAACGAGAG GAAGAGCAGACTGACTCAGACACAGCGAATGAGGACCCAAGAGTGGAAGTAACAGCAGAGGACAACGAGGTTTTGACGGAAAG GATTGCAGCTACGAATGAGAGGACTGTATCATCAGAATTGGACAGACTTTCTCTTCAAGAGAACGACACTGTGCGCGATATTCCCAAGAATTCAGATTCCACTGCAAAAGCCGTGCAGACTCGTGAAGGTGAGAAGCAATTGCAATTAGAATCGTCAAAAGAATGTTTCTCGACTGCGGAAAAACTGAACGACCATTTATCCACGGACGTAGGCAAGAAACCTTTCAATTGCGATGTTTGTGGGAAGTGTTTTATGCAGGCCGGTCAACTAAGAAACCATGAACGCCTtaacacaggcgagaaacctttcaaatgcgatgtctgtgggaGGTGTTTTTCGCAGTCTGGTAATCTAAGAAGACATGAACGccttcacacaggcgagaaatcTTTCAAATGCCATGTTTGTGGCAAGCGTTTTTCGCAGTCCTGTCATCTTAGAAGCCATGAACGccttcacacaggcgagaaatcTTTCAAATGCCATGTTTGTGGCAAGCGTTTTTCGCAGTCTAGTCATCTAACAAGCCATGAACGTCTTCACACAGGGGCGAaatctttcaaatgcgatgtctgtggcaGGTGTTTCTCGCGATCGGGTCACTTAAAAAGCCATAAACGCACGCACACAGGCGAAAAACCATTCATATGTCATGTTTGTGGCAAGTGTTTTTCGCTTTCTGGTAATCTAAGAAGCCATGAACGCCTTCACGccggcgagaaacctttcaaatgcgatgtttgtggtaagtgtttttcgcATTCTAGCCATCTAAGATGTCATGAACGCCTTCACACAGGCGTGAAGCCTTtcgaatgtgatgtttgtggcaaACGTTTCAATGAATCGGGTTACTTAAAAAAGCATAAACGCGTTCATACAGGAGAGAAAGCATTCAAATGCAATTTTTCTCGTAAGTCATTCGCATTATCGAATTCTCCAGAAATTCGCCGTCACAGAGGCGAGAGACGTTTCGGATgtaatgtttgtggtaagtgtttttatAATTCGACTCATTTAAGAATACATGAACACTTGCACTCGGGGGAGAAGTCTTTCATGTGTCacgtttgtggtaagtgtttctcgcgaTTGGGTAATTTGAAAGTGCATGTGCGCGTGCACACAGGCGGTAAATCTTTCACGTGTGATCTATGTGGTAAGTGTTATTCGCACTCGAATACACTGAGAGCCCATAAACGCCTTCATATGGGAGAGAagtctttcaaatgtgatgtttgtggtaagtgtttctcgcgcTCGCATAACTTGAAAGTACATCTACGCATACACACAGGcgataaacctttcaaatgcgatgtttgtggtaggAGCTTCTCAGTGTCTAGTATCTTAAAGACACATCAACGCCGCCATACAggcgaaaaacctttcaaatgtcaAGTGTGTGGTATGCGTCTGTCAGATTCGACTATATTGAGAAACCATGAACGCCTGCACAAaggtgagaaacctttcaaatgtgatgtttgtggtaaatgctTCTCGCGCTCCGATTACTTGAAAGTGCATGTTCgcctgcacacaggcgagaaacatTTGACATGTGCTTTGTGTGGGAAGTGTTTTTCGTATTCGCATACCCTAAAAGCCCATGAACGCCTTCACATGGGAGAGAAgtccttcaaatgtaatatttgtggtaagtgtttttcgcAATCGAATACGCTAAAAGTCCATGAACGTCTTCACATAGGACAGAAggctttcaaatgtgatgtttgtggtaagtgtttctcgcgcTCGGGTAACTTGAAAGTGCATTTACGAGTACACACAGGCGATAAACCTTTCATATGTGATGTCTGTGGTAAGTGCTACTCGCGATCCGATTACTTGAAAGTGCATATGCGCCTACACACAGCCGAGAAATCTTTCACATGTGATGtgtgtggtaagtgtttttcgcTTTCGAATACCCTAAAAGCCCATGAATGTATTCACATGGGAGAAAAGTCTTTCAGATGTGATGTTTGCGGTAAGTGTTTTTCGCGCTCCGGTACCTTGAAAGTGCATTTACGAATACACACAGGcgataaacctttcaaatgtgatgtttgtggtaagtcttTCTCGCGCTCCGGTAACTTGAAAGTGCATTTACGGGTACACACAGGcgataaacctttcaaatgtgatgtttgtggtaggAGTTTCTCAATGTCTAGTAACTTAAAGACACATCTATGCCGGCTGACTGGCGAGATATCTTGCAAATATTAA